ATGCGCCGGAGAATCGTACGGCGAGCCTCCGTGATGCGCCGTGTCCACGCCGCGCGCTGCACGCCTTGCGGATAGAGCCGGCGCGCTTCGGCCAGCATCGCTTCGAGCGTGAGCCGCGCGTCGCCGACAATCCCCAGCGTCGGCTCGAAGATGCGACCGATCTGCGTGGCTTCGACGTCGACATGGATGAAGCGCCGCTCTCCTCGATACGTCGGGAGATCGCCCGTATGCCGCGACGCAAAGCGCGCGCCGATCGCACACACGGTGTCCGATTCGAGGAATAATGCGTTGGCGAAACGTTGCTGGGTCTGGATCCCGACGATGCCCATATACAACGGATGCAACTCGTCGATCGCGCCTTTGCCCATCAGCGTCGGGCTGACCGGCATCTGGAAATGTTCGGCCAGCGCAACCAGAGGTTCAGATGCCTCCGCAATGATGACCCCGCCACCGGGCATCAGGACGGGACGTTCGGCCGTTGCCAGCATCTCGACTGCGCACCGCACCTTCGCACGGCTCGGCGGCATCGCGAACACCGGGAGCGGCTCGTCGATCGCCGCGTCGTAAGCAATCAACTGCTGTTGCACGTCCTGTGGCAAGTCGATATGCACCGGGCCGGGCCGTCCTTCGCGCGCGAGCCGGAAGGCCTCGCGGAAAACGGCCGGAACCTGCGCGGCTTCCTTACAAAGGAAGGCGCGCTTGACGACAGGCTTCACGATCTCGCAAATGTCGACGGCTTGGAAGCCCTCGCGGTGCAGTTGCCCGACCGGAACTTGCCCGGTGATCGTGATGATCGGGATCGAGTCCGCCATCGCCGTGTACAGCCCGGTGACGAAGTTGGTCCCGGCCGGTCCCGACGTTGCCAGGGCAACACCGACCTTGCCGGTGACCCGGGCATAGCCGTCGGCGGCGTGACTCGCACCCTCCTCGTGGCGGGTGACGATGTGCCGGATGCTCGACTTCCGCAACGCATCGTAGACCGGGAGAATCGAGGCCCCCGGGATCCCGAAAATGACCTCGACTCCCTCGCTCTCGAGGACACGAACCGCAGCTTCGGCGGCAGTCATCATGAATCGACCCTCGCTTTGCATTCTGAATTTTGAATGCAATCACGCTAGCGGATTCCCCGGCCGCCTGTCAATGGAGCATCGGGATTCGACAGGCCGCCGTATTGGTTTTGAACGCCAATCTCTCCAAGACCGTCGGACATTTGACGTTCAATCTCGGCCTCAACAACCTGTTCAACAACGACGCGTCGCAATGGGGGATTGATCGGCTTCGGAGTTGTGAGTAAGGTTTAACGTCATCTCCACAGGCGCGGAGGAGTTCGGTCTTCCATTTCGACAGACTTGGTCGACAACGACGTTCCACGTTTAGGGAGTTGAAATGCCGATAATCGTGCCCGTCACCGCAGCCGCGCCGGTTCGAGCCTACAGCGGGTTTGACTATGTCACTGTCGACGCGGTACGCCGTCGCATCTATGCTGCGCACGGCGGGAGCGGCCGCTTGCTCGTCGCCGATGCAGATACCGGCAAAGTAATCTGCCAAGTCCACGTCGGCCCGATGCACGGTTCCGCTCCGGATCTTGCAACTGGTGACGTCTATACGGGAAATGGGACGGACCGTACCGTCAGCAAAGTCGATCCCGT
Above is a genomic segment from Candidatus Baltobacteraceae bacterium containing:
- the gcl gene encoding glyoxylate carboligase, with the protein product MMTAAEAAVRVLESEGVEVIFGIPGASILPVYDALRKSSIRHIVTRHEEGASHAADGYARVTGKVGVALATSGPAGTNFVTGLYTAMADSIPIITITGQVPVGQLHREGFQAVDICEIVKPVVKRAFLCKEAAQVPAVFREAFRLAREGRPGPVHIDLPQDVQQQLIAYDAAIDEPLPVFAMPPSRAKVRCAVEMLATAERPVLMPGGGVIIAEASEPLVALAEHFQMPVSPTLMGKGAIDELHPLYMGIVGIQTQQRFANALFLESDTVCAIGARFASRHTGDLPTYRGERRFIHVDVEATQIGRIFEPTLGIVGDARLTLEAMLAEARRLYPQGVQRAAWTRRITEARRTILRRMDFADVPIKAPRVFNELNAFYDGDTTFVTAIGLYQIWSGQFQITRKPRRYLVCGQAGPLGWEISACTGAKVAAPEREIVGIVGDYSFQFLMEEIAVAVQHRIPFVLVMLNNAYLGLIRQAERGAFGFDANYEVGIGYGSDGYGIDHVKVMEAMGARGVRVTDPTRIRDALAWARSTSNAERIPTLVEILIEKEENAAMGASIAAVKEFDEIVDLAPRGEPAIA